Within the Rosa rugosa chromosome 2, drRosRugo1.1, whole genome shotgun sequence genome, the region TCAACACTAGCTCCTCCTCGGCAAGCCTTGCTCTTACATACAGGAATATCCTCGAACTGTTTAGCAGGCAATTTCTCGGACAGAGCCCCAACGTAAAACTCAACCGAATCAGACCCTTGTTCCATATGCATCCCCGTCACGGTAACCCAAATAAACAGCTTCTTGGCTTGAATCCCCGACACATCGGAAACAGAGCCGAAACTCAGCTTCCCTTTAATGTTCTTATTGTAGTACACCAACTGATCAAAGTGAACATAACACGGGTTTTCGAGATAGATCTCGAA harbors:
- the LOC133734784 gene encoding uncharacterized protein LOC133734784, giving the protein MASSITQISLFLLFLTLFSETQLSQSLRDLKPNPNPNPNRPSTSLQSITDVHDLLPKYGLPRGLLPDNVRSYTLSDDGTFEIYLENPCYVHFDQLVYYNKNIKGKLSFGSVSDVSGIQAKKLFIWVTVTGMHMEQGSDSVEFYVGALSEKLPAKQFEDIPVCKSKACRGGASVESM